One stretch of Syntrophorhabdaceae bacterium DNA includes these proteins:
- a CDS encoding class I SAM-dependent methyltransferase: MSDQIDIEKSFHGIVWNRVHDGYFSDPCIAGPLVEKVRDFACTSRATKIIDLGGGTGSLLSCIRSAGIGPDVSLLNLDDSPVQLDAARSAGFTLLRASVDSFSRHEIDPEGGRCLFVMRSVLHYFGKEGLRPVLRHILAQTGPGEYFIHQSASFTHARDANCANTLYGMMGTKKWYPTVAFLRKCLREEGWRVRAVLPAPPLRLRDTDLMERYNLDRTAIHRIRERLSRNRAVPEDVFVRTETGFSAFLHYSIYICTPNTG, from the coding sequence ATGAGCGATCAGATCGACATAGAGAAAAGTTTTCATGGCATCGTCTGGAACCGGGTACACGACGGGTATTTCTCCGATCCCTGTATCGCCGGGCCTTTGGTCGAAAAAGTCCGGGATTTCGCCTGTACATCACGGGCGACAAAAATCATCGACCTTGGCGGCGGCACCGGGTCCCTGCTCTCCTGCATTCGTTCGGCCGGCATCGGGCCGGACGTATCCCTTCTCAATCTCGATGATTCGCCCGTGCAACTCGATGCCGCGAGGTCCGCGGGTTTTACACTGCTTCGCGCTTCGGTGGACTCCTTTTCCCGACATGAGATCGACCCGGAAGGGGGACGGTGCCTCTTCGTCATGCGCTCGGTCCTGCACTATTTCGGAAAGGAGGGTCTGCGCCCTGTCCTGCGCCACATACTCGCCCAAACCGGGCCCGGGGAATACTTCATTCATCAGAGCGCATCCTTCACGCACGCGCGGGATGCAAATTGCGCCAATACCCTCTACGGGATGATGGGGACAAAGAAGTGGTACCCCACTGTCGCCTTTCTCCGTAAATGCCTTCGGGAGGAGGGGTGGAGGGTGCGGGCGGTGCTTCCCGCCCCTCCCTTGCGGCTCAGGGATACGGACCTGATGGAGCGGTATAACCTCGACCGGACCGCCATTCACCGGATTCGTGAACGCTTGTCCAGGAACCGCGCAGTGCCGGAGGACGTCTTCGTGAGAACAGAGACCGGCTTCTCAGCCTTTCTCCATTATTCGATCTATATCTGCACCCCGAATACGGGATAG
- a CDS encoding MerR family transcriptional regulator: MVLITDAARRFGLSRSTLLYYDRIDLLKPSERTGAGYRVYSPDDLERLSAICSFRRAGLTIEDIRHVLSVKEDAHGAIVRRRMDEIGKEILVLQAQQRLLGKMQKIQSCPALPNAIDKQAWVEMLRVAGMDEAAMKTWHLEFERRSPEGHHRFLLALGISKEEAESIRSAAGWEPRM, from the coding sequence ATGGTACTCATTACCGATGCAGCACGGAGGTTCGGCCTTTCCCGCAGCACTTTACTCTATTATGATCGCATCGACTTGTTAAAACCGTCGGAACGCACCGGCGCAGGCTATCGGGTCTATTCGCCTGACGATCTGGAAAGGTTGTCCGCAATCTGCAGCTTTCGCCGGGCAGGACTGACTATAGAGGATATCCGTCACGTCCTGTCGGTGAAAGAGGATGCCCATGGAGCGATAGTAAGGCGGCGCATGGACGAGATCGGAAAGGAGATCCTCGTCCTCCAGGCCCAGCAGCGCCTGCTCGGGAAAATGCAGAAAATTCAATCGTGCCCGGCACTGCCGAATGCAATCGACAAACAGGCCTGGGTTGAAATGCTTCGGGTCGCGGGAATGGATGAAGCGGCCATGAAGACGTGGCACCTCGAATTCGAGCGTCGCTCCCCGGAAGGCCACCACCGGTTCCTACTCGCCCTGGGGATATCGAAAGAGGAAGCCGAGTCTATCAGGTCCGCGGCCGGGTGGGAACCCCGGATGTAA